One genomic window of Paenibacillus xylanilyticus includes the following:
- a CDS encoding LCP family protein: MLKKWLWGTTLTLALAVTGVLVYYGYSIVHFANSISTASGTSSSSTTNPQADLGTDTTTTPIPKWEGKERVNILLLGGDSRGDDAGRSDSVMVASIDPVSKRAHLFSVLRDTYVEIPGHGKSRLNAAFSYGGAELTKQTVSNLLGIPIQHYVYTDFIGFMALVDAVGGIDIDVEKDMYYTSKADKHMYDIDLKKGLQHMDGKTALQYVRFRHDATSDFTRTERQRIFMTELAKKLQSTTSLFKIPEILEAVAPYIETDLSPTQMLKLASLGFDINVNEVDKQQIPPNKLLTNELAGSAQVLGVDKNKLQAFIQNLFEEDAQAEQQ, from the coding sequence ATGCTTAAAAAATGGTTATGGGGGACAACCCTAACCCTGGCACTTGCCGTAACAGGTGTCCTCGTATATTACGGATATTCCATTGTACATTTTGCCAATAGCATCTCAACCGCTTCAGGTACTTCCTCATCGTCTACAACCAATCCTCAGGCAGACCTTGGTACAGACACTACAACTACACCAATCCCCAAGTGGGAAGGCAAGGAACGCGTAAACATCCTGCTTCTCGGGGGTGACTCCAGAGGTGATGATGCAGGGCGCTCAGATTCGGTCATGGTGGCTTCCATTGATCCGGTGTCTAAACGGGCGCATTTATTCTCTGTCCTGCGAGATACATATGTGGAAATACCCGGACATGGCAAAAGCCGGCTTAACGCAGCTTTTTCGTACGGGGGCGCTGAATTGACCAAACAAACGGTAAGCAATCTGCTCGGTATTCCGATTCAGCATTACGTATACACGGATTTCATCGGCTTTATGGCTCTTGTCGATGCCGTAGGCGGCATTGATATTGATGTGGAAAAAGACATGTACTACACCAGCAAAGCTGACAAACATATGTATGACATTGATCTCAAAAAAGGACTTCAGCATATGGACGGCAAAACGGCCCTCCAATATGTTCGTTTTCGGCATGATGCCACATCGGACTTCACGCGCACCGAACGGCAGCGAATCTTCATGACCGAGCTTGCCAAGAAGCTGCAAAGCACTACCTCCCTCTTCAAAATTCCAGAGATCCTGGAGGCGGTTGCCCCTTATATCGAAACAGACCTCAGCCCTACGCAGATGCTGAAGCTGGCCTCGCTCGGGTTTGACATTAATGTCAATGAAGTGGACAAACAGCAGATTCCACCTAATAAATTGTTAACCAACGAACTTGCAGGTTCCGCTCAGGTTCTGGGCGTGGATAAAAACAAACTCCAGGCATTCATTCAAAATTTGTTCGAGGAAGATGCTCAGGCAGAACAACAATAA
- a CDS encoding undecaprenyl-diphosphatase has protein sequence MNQSVFNWINQFADRVPLLDWFMITAAEYAVWIMIALLVIVWFLGNPAKQRIVFYACVASIVALVLAKWGISPAVGHPRPFVEGNVHQLVPHVPDPSFPSKHASFVFALAAASFFIGRRFGWWMLLLAVLTGVSRVYVGVHYPGDILGGFILGSLVSVILITTRNYTKSVPDFFIHIHRRVFR, from the coding sequence ATGAATCAATCTGTTTTTAACTGGATCAACCAGTTTGCGGACCGGGTTCCGCTTCTGGACTGGTTTATGATCACTGCAGCAGAATATGCCGTGTGGATTATGATTGCTCTTCTGGTTATTGTCTGGTTCCTGGGTAATCCGGCCAAGCAGCGTATTGTCTTTTATGCATGTGTAGCATCTATTGTAGCTCTTGTTCTTGCCAAGTGGGGCATATCTCCAGCCGTTGGTCATCCAAGACCATTTGTGGAAGGGAATGTACATCAGCTGGTGCCGCATGTACCGGATCCATCTTTTCCAAGCAAGCATGCTTCATTTGTCTTTGCTCTTGCTGCCGCTTCGTTTTTCATCGGACGTCGATTTGGATGGTGGATGCTGCTGCTTGCTGTACTGACTGGGGTATCGCGTGTATATGTAGGTGTGCATTATCCGGGAGATATTCTTGGCGGTTTCATACTGGGCAGTCTGGTCAGTGTCATTCTGATCACAACGCGTAACTATACGAAGTCGGTTCCTGATTTCTTTATCCATATCCATCGGCGGGTGTTTCGCTAG
- a CDS encoding methyl-accepting chemotaxis protein, with amino-acid sequence MRLTIRMKLLAGFLVVVALLAFVTTYALTQIQEMSNTSEEIDQMWMPSVSLLGTMNGDISDVERLALAVIVETNESEVVKMNEALQQLQTKIEDERKQLIPLIKGSADAIALYDTFSTNYDAYLEKMPTFIEFGMANNFEEASRLHAEAYPLWFTANDSIAQLITMGNGLSGQATADSLDEANRAFIIILVVTVISFLIAVFIAFFIASIISRPIKKMNESAMLIANGDLTGETITLKNKDELGTLAASFNTMTGNLRAMIQSVSVTSEQVAASSEELLASAEQNTQASEQISATVEQLAVGTSDQVNIVKRSSQAMSEMAIGSEQIAELAQSVSVSAVDAANQSAEGNMIIQQAVDQMGSVRTSIASLTELVTGLGERSAEIGSITEVINNIARQTNLLALNAAIEAARAGEHGRGFAVVAGEVRKLAEESSESAQKITDLVQLIQNDTNHAVQAVKVNSSETEAGIEMVTAAGQAFEQISEAVNKVAGEIQEVSAGSEEMSASTDEVVRYVDQISNIAEEASGGVHNVSAATEEQLASMEEIASSAGSLSKMAEELQEQINKFKV; translated from the coding sequence ATGAGGTTAACGATTCGCATGAAATTGTTGGCTGGGTTTTTGGTAGTAGTGGCACTGCTAGCCTTTGTAACCACTTATGCATTGACGCAGATTCAGGAAATGTCTAATACTTCTGAAGAAATTGATCAGATGTGGATGCCAAGCGTTAGTTTACTTGGTACGATGAATGGCGATATCTCTGATGTAGAGCGCCTGGCTCTGGCGGTCATTGTGGAGACGAATGAAAGTGAAGTTGTAAAGATGAATGAAGCATTACAGCAGCTCCAAACCAAGATTGAGGACGAGCGCAAACAGCTGATTCCACTTATAAAGGGTAGTGCTGACGCAATCGCGCTTTATGATACGTTTAGCACGAATTATGATGCCTATTTAGAAAAAATGCCAACATTTATTGAATTTGGCATGGCTAATAATTTTGAAGAAGCCAGCAGGCTGCATGCCGAAGCATATCCGTTATGGTTTACAGCTAATGATTCTATTGCTCAGCTGATTACGATGGGCAATGGCTTATCGGGCCAAGCTACAGCGGATTCACTGGATGAGGCAAACAGAGCATTTATTATCATTTTGGTAGTGACGGTCATTTCCTTCCTGATCGCAGTCTTTATCGCATTCTTCATTGCAAGCATCATCTCGAGACCAATTAAGAAGATGAACGAATCGGCAATGCTGATTGCAAACGGTGATCTAACGGGCGAAACGATCACGCTGAAAAACAAGGATGAGCTTGGCACGCTGGCTGCTTCCTTCAATACCATGACGGGTAACTTGCGTGCGATGATTCAGTCCGTTTCCGTGACTTCCGAGCAGGTAGCTGCTTCTTCGGAAGAACTGCTGGCGAGTGCCGAGCAAAATACGCAAGCATCAGAGCAAATTTCCGCAACTGTGGAACAGCTGGCTGTGGGCACATCTGACCAGGTGAATATAGTGAAACGTTCTTCCCAGGCGATGAGCGAAATGGCCATTGGTTCAGAACAGATTGCAGAGCTTGCTCAGAGTGTATCCGTATCGGCTGTGGATGCAGCGAATCAATCGGCTGAAGGGAATATGATTATCCAGCAGGCTGTGGATCAAATGGGATCGGTACGTACGTCCATTGCTTCACTAACAGAGCTCGTAACCGGGCTTGGAGAACGTTCTGCAGAGATTGGCAGCATTACGGAAGTCATCAACAATATTGCTCGTCAAACCAACCTTCTCGCATTGAATGCTGCGATCGAGGCCGCACGTGCAGGTGAACACGGACGTGGTTTCGCCGTTGTTGCCGGAGAAGTTCGTAAATTGGCCGAAGAATCATCGGAATCCGCACAGAAAATTACGGACCTGGTACAGCTCATTCAGAATGACACGAACCATGCGGTACAGGCCGTAAAAGTGAACAGCAGTGAAACAGAAGCCGGAATAGAGATGGTAACTGCGGCAGGACAAGCCTTTGAGCAAATCTCAGAAGCAGTGAACAAGGTCGCTGGTGAAATTCAGGAAGTATCTGCAGGATCGGAAGAAATGTCAGCAAGTACGGATGAAGTGGTTCGATATGTGGATCAAATCTCCAATATTGCGGAGGAAGCATCAGGCGGGGTACACAATGTATCTGCGGCAACCGAAGAACAGCTGGCTTCCATGGAAGAGATTGCATCCTCAGCTGGTTCTCTCTCCAAAATGGCAGAAGAGTTGCAAGAACAGATCAATAAATTCAAAGTATAG
- a CDS encoding C40 family peptidase, which translates to MNWKSKIITASLTATMLMGSLTTGALTAPVSAATAENAKLKVIWGVNMRTSPSSSASVVRMVGKGETITVLQQSGSAWYKVKDSSNRTGYISSSSKYTKAVSGSTTTSGSSSASVTGSAAVEKVIAAGMKYWGTPYEFGASRNSTATFDCSSFVRQAFIDALGVKLPADSRQQGTYVKGKGSVKTDWKKLKRGDLMFFMSYKGTKASSYAGVNKSTARITHVGIYLGDGKILHTYSNAGGGVTTSDISGKHWEYRFLYGGSAL; encoded by the coding sequence ATGAACTGGAAAAGTAAAATCATTACCGCGAGTCTAACAGCAACGATGCTGATGGGAAGTCTGACGACAGGAGCACTAACGGCACCGGTATCCGCAGCAACGGCCGAAAATGCCAAGCTGAAAGTGATCTGGGGAGTTAACATGCGTACTTCACCATCATCTTCTGCGAGTGTTGTTCGTATGGTGGGTAAAGGGGAAACCATTACCGTACTTCAACAATCCGGATCCGCATGGTATAAAGTAAAAGATTCCAGCAACCGGACAGGATACATATCCTCTTCATCTAAATACACCAAAGCCGTTAGCGGCAGCACAACAACATCGGGTTCCAGCAGCGCTTCTGTAACAGGCAGCGCCGCTGTGGAGAAAGTTATTGCTGCTGGCATGAAATATTGGGGCACGCCTTATGAGTTCGGAGCGAGCAGAAACAGTACGGCTACGTTCGATTGCTCCAGCTTTGTCCGCCAGGCATTTATCGATGCACTTGGAGTCAAGCTTCCTGCAGATTCACGTCAGCAGGGAACTTATGTAAAAGGCAAAGGTTCTGTTAAGACGGATTGGAAAAAACTCAAGCGTGGAGATTTGATGTTCTTTATGTCTTATAAAGGCACGAAAGCTTCCTCATATGCTGGGGTGAACAAGTCTACGGCAAGAATTACGCATGTCGGAATCTATCTCGGCGACGGAAAAATACTGCACACCTATTCCAATGCTGGTGGCGGAGTAACGACCAGCGACATCTCGGGCAAGCACTGGGAATATCGCTTTCTGTATGGCGGGAGTGCACTGTAA
- a CDS encoding ArsR/SmtB family transcription factor, with protein MIRANTDAEWLPLYEALASEVRLQIIRLVAENPMNVKDIAASLGLSSAIVTMHVRKLQDVGIIQSKMVRKDGGTHKMNSLAIDWIGISMPQDTGMSNKVHEVAIPVGHYTHFDVYPTCGLATVNHVIGQYDDPRYFLDPERMHANILWFGRGFVEYKIPNYLLSGQQINSIELSLEIGSEAPSVNPNWPSDITFMLNGIQVGEWTSPGDSGNGRGVFTPDWWSESVNQYGMLKVLRITQEGTFIDGQRVSEVTLSDIPVERNQWTLRLSVEEDAQHVGGLTLYGEGFGNYNQDILFRLYYQD; from the coding sequence ATGATTAGAGCAAATACGGATGCCGAATGGCTGCCCTTATACGAAGCACTTGCCAGTGAAGTGCGCTTGCAGATTATACGGCTTGTTGCCGAGAACCCGATGAATGTAAAAGATATCGCCGCCTCACTTGGTCTAAGCAGTGCCATCGTAACGATGCACGTTCGCAAGCTGCAGGATGTCGGCATCATTCAATCCAAGATGGTCCGCAAGGACGGCGGTACCCACAAAATGAACAGCCTTGCGATCGACTGGATCGGCATCTCCATGCCACAGGATACCGGTATGTCGAACAAGGTGCACGAGGTTGCTATACCCGTCGGGCACTATACCCATTTTGACGTTTATCCCACCTGCGGCCTAGCTACAGTCAATCATGTGATTGGGCAATATGATGACCCGAGGTATTTCCTGGATCCCGAGCGGATGCACGCGAATATTCTCTGGTTCGGACGCGGATTTGTGGAATACAAAATTCCAAACTATCTCTTATCGGGACAGCAGATTAACTCGATTGAATTATCACTGGAGATCGGTTCAGAGGCTCCTTCGGTCAATCCCAATTGGCCCTCCGATATTACCTTTATGCTCAACGGGATACAGGTCGGTGAATGGACTAGCCCAGGTGATTCGGGGAATGGCCGCGGCGTATTCACGCCAGACTGGTGGAGTGAAAGTGTCAATCAGTACGGCATGCTGAAAGTGCTGCGGATCACGCAGGAAGGCACGTTTATTGATGGGCAGCGCGTGTCCGAAGTAACACTCTCGGATATTCCGGTCGAGCGCAATCAATGGACATTGCGATTGTCGGTAGAAGAAGATGCCCAGCATGTAGGAGGTCTTACCTTATACGGTGAGGGATTCGGCAACTATAATCAGGATATACTGTTCCGTCTTTACTACCAGGATTAG
- a CDS encoding alpha-N-arabinofuranosidase translates to MVKAKMTVDKDFTIGAVDKRLYGSFIEHLGRAVYGGIYEPGHSSANEAGFRTDVLEMVKELQVPIVRYPGGNFVSGYNWEDSVGPVAERKRRLELAWRTIETNEFGFNEFVDWSKLANSEVMMAVNLGTRGVDAARNIVEYSNHPEGSYYSDLRIKHGYKEPHAVKTWCLGNEMDGPWQIGHKTAEEYGRVALEAAKVMKWTDPTIELVACGSSSLGMPTFPEWEATVLDQTYDHVEYLSLHQYYGNADDDTPTFLARSLEMDRFIETVMATCDYIKAKKRSKKTMYLSFDEWNVWYHSNESDRKLDPWQIAPPQLEDVYNHEDALLVGCMLISMLKHADRVKMACLAQLVNVIAPIMTDTGGAAWRQTIFYPFMHASVFGRGTALVPLIQSAKYDTKQITDVPYLEGIAVHNEEQGEVTVFAVNRHLEDSLQLEVDLRSFGQCSLLEHIVLESDDLKAVNTAAQPNRVAPHNRGGAEVSGTQVTASLAKASWNVIRLKIQ, encoded by the coding sequence ATGGTAAAAGCAAAAATGACGGTAGACAAGGATTTCACGATTGGTGCAGTCGATAAACGTTTATACGGTTCATTCATTGAGCATCTCGGACGTGCCGTATATGGCGGTATTTATGAGCCGGGGCATTCCTCTGCGAACGAAGCGGGATTCCGTACGGATGTGCTGGAGATGGTCAAGGAGCTGCAGGTGCCGATTGTACGCTATCCTGGGGGGAACTTTGTATCCGGTTACAATTGGGAAGATTCCGTAGGACCCGTTGCAGAACGTAAACGCAGACTTGAGCTGGCCTGGAGAACCATTGAGACAAATGAATTCGGTTTCAACGAATTCGTGGATTGGTCCAAACTTGCGAATTCCGAAGTCATGATGGCCGTCAATTTGGGGACACGGGGCGTAGATGCAGCCCGGAACATCGTGGAGTACAGCAACCATCCGGAAGGTTCATATTATAGTGATCTGCGGATCAAGCATGGTTACAAGGAGCCACATGCGGTTAAAACCTGGTGCTTGGGTAACGAGATGGACGGCCCATGGCAGATCGGTCACAAAACGGCAGAAGAATATGGACGGGTTGCGCTTGAAGCAGCGAAAGTTATGAAATGGACTGATCCAACCATTGAGCTGGTTGCCTGCGGAAGTTCGTCACTGGGCATGCCAACGTTCCCGGAATGGGAAGCAACCGTGCTGGATCAAACCTATGATCATGTGGAATACTTGTCACTCCATCAGTATTATGGCAACGCGGATGATGATACGCCTACGTTCCTGGCGCGTTCGCTGGAAATGGATCGGTTTATTGAGACCGTCATGGCAACCTGTGATTACATCAAGGCGAAGAAGCGCAGCAAGAAAACGATGTATCTGTCTTTCGATGAGTGGAACGTATGGTACCATTCCAATGAAAGTGACAGGAAGCTGGATCCGTGGCAGATTGCACCTCCACAGCTGGAGGATGTATACAACCATGAAGATGCGCTGCTTGTGGGATGTATGCTGATTAGCATGCTTAAGCATGCGGATCGCGTGAAGATGGCCTGCCTCGCACAATTGGTTAACGTTATCGCGCCGATCATGACGGACACAGGTGGTGCTGCCTGGAGACAGACCATTTTCTATCCGTTTATGCACGCTTCCGTCTTTGGACGTGGAACAGCACTTGTGCCATTGATTCAATCAGCGAAGTACGATACGAAGCAAATTACGGACGTGCCGTACCTGGAAGGAATTGCGGTGCATAATGAAGAGCAGGGTGAAGTAACTGTATTTGCCGTGAACCGTCACCTGGAAGATTCTCTTCAGCTTGAAGTCGATCTGCGCAGCTTCGGACAATGCAGCCTTCTGGAGCATATCGTACTGGAAAGTGATGACCTCAAAGCCGTGAATACGGCTGCACAGCCGAATCGGGTAGCTCCACATAACCGCGGCGGGGCTGAAGTGTCAGGCACGCAGGTTACTGCAAGTCTTGCGAAGGCTTCCTGGAACGTGATTCGTTTGAAAATTCAATAA
- a CDS encoding MBL fold metallo-hydrolase yields the protein MKIQLIRHATLWLEYADLNILVDPMLMDPEEMPAFPNTPNDLRNPRAALPETETDYTNPDVVIVTHTHIDHWDAAAAERLRKDVPLLCQPGDENIFIEAGFTSVHAVDEKYEFHSVRFARTSGQHGTGEIAERMGKVSGFVLEADAEPVSYIAGDTIWCEEPAEAIERYQPEVIVVNAGGARFTQGDPITMDGPDVAAVKRHAPDAHVIAVHMDAINHCMMTRLDLASYLASEQLNGQVLIPRDGESFVFDSKTELE from the coding sequence ATGAAAATTCAATTGATTCGTCATGCCACCCTATGGCTTGAATATGCCGATCTGAATATCCTGGTTGATCCAATGTTGATGGATCCTGAAGAGATGCCTGCTTTTCCCAACACACCTAATGATCTACGCAATCCGAGAGCGGCCTTGCCGGAAACAGAGACCGATTACACCAATCCGGATGTGGTGATTGTTACCCATACCCACATCGATCACTGGGATGCAGCCGCGGCGGAACGGCTCCGCAAGGATGTGCCTTTATTGTGTCAGCCTGGTGATGAGAACATATTTATCGAAGCCGGTTTCACGAGTGTTCATGCGGTGGATGAGAAATATGAGTTTCATTCTGTACGTTTTGCACGAACTTCAGGCCAGCATGGCACGGGGGAAATCGCCGAGCGGATGGGCAAGGTATCCGGTTTTGTGCTTGAGGCTGATGCCGAACCCGTATCGTATATTGCCGGAGACACGATCTGGTGCGAAGAACCGGCCGAAGCCATAGAGCGATACCAACCGGAAGTAATCGTTGTCAACGCGGGGGGTGCCCGTTTTACCCAGGGTGACCCAATCACCATGGACGGACCGGATGTAGCTGCAGTGAAACGACATGCACCGGATGCACATGTCATCGCCGTTCATATGGATGCCATCAACCATTGCATGATGACCCGGTTGGATCTCGCCAGTTACCTGGCTTCCGAACAGCTGAACGGGCAGGTTCTCATTCCCCGGGATGGTGAAAGTTTCGTATTTGATTCAAAAACGGAGCTGGAGTAA
- a CDS encoding ABC transporter ATP-binding protein, with translation MKDHKTGAHTLVSPEPQASSGNHAGSGTERELSKRSSFKAMMSYARPHRFAFLGIFLCSLLGISADLLQPYLVKIAIDDHLAIGQTSIGFLVKLAAVYLALAVISFIFTYIQNNLLQHVGQNIVSRIRKDLFRHISKMSMSFFDRFHIGSLVTNVSSDTETISSFFTQVLLSLIRDGMMLVLIIFFMFQLDPVLAGYSLIVLPVIAIVAILFRSKLRQAYQNARTHLSRLIAFTAENLSGMFLIQAFHQEEEQKKRFTEQNKLHLKANITQARSNVIFNRTFDILGNAALVMMVWLGGRAVLGESLQVGVLYAFISYIRQFFQPINQITMQWNTFQSTTVSMDRIWNILNTRPEVADPKAETASSLDPRDVMGQIDFNDVSFGYRADRPLIQHLNLHLYPGEMVGIVGTTGAGKSTLISLLNRFYDVNQGSIEIDGTDIRQLPQAKLHRIVGLIQQEPFLFSGSIIDNVRMFREDITREQAIEACRFVGAHAMISRLPQGYDTRLSERGSGLSAGERQLISFARIVVFQPRILILDEATANLDSHTEQLVQQALETVSQGRTTIVIAHRLSTVMHADRILVMEHGEIVEEGSHQHLIEAEGIYADLYAHARETGGDTAIPG, from the coding sequence ATGAAGGACCATAAGACCGGTGCCCATACCCTAGTAAGTCCCGAACCTCAGGCCTCATCCGGGAACCATGCAGGTTCGGGCACAGAGAGAGAACTCAGCAAGCGTTCATCGTTCAAAGCGATGATGAGCTACGCTAGACCTCATCGATTTGCTTTTTTGGGCATCTTTTTATGCTCCTTGCTCGGGATCTCCGCCGACCTGCTCCAGCCATATCTGGTCAAAATCGCTATTGATGACCATCTGGCAATCGGCCAGACCAGCATAGGATTTCTTGTAAAACTGGCTGCCGTCTATCTGGCACTGGCTGTAATCAGCTTTATTTTTACCTATATACAAAACAACCTGCTGCAGCATGTCGGTCAGAACATCGTCTCTCGTATTCGTAAAGATCTCTTCCGGCACATCTCCAAAATGTCGATGTCCTTCTTCGACCGCTTCCATATCGGAAGTCTGGTCACGAATGTGTCCAGCGACACGGAGACGATCAGCAGTTTCTTCACCCAGGTTCTGCTCAGTCTGATTCGGGATGGCATGATGCTGGTGCTCATTATCTTCTTCATGTTCCAGCTTGACCCGGTGCTCGCTGGTTACTCGCTGATTGTACTGCCCGTTATCGCCATTGTGGCGATCCTGTTTCGCAGCAAGCTGCGCCAGGCCTATCAAAATGCCCGTACCCATCTCTCCCGCCTGATTGCTTTTACGGCGGAGAACCTGTCCGGCATGTTTCTGATTCAGGCTTTTCACCAGGAGGAGGAACAGAAGAAACGCTTCACAGAGCAAAATAAGTTACATTTGAAGGCCAACATTACCCAGGCCCGTTCCAATGTCATCTTCAACCGGACGTTTGACATTCTGGGTAACGCCGCCCTGGTGATGATGGTATGGCTTGGCGGACGCGCCGTGCTGGGTGAATCGCTGCAGGTCGGTGTGCTTTATGCATTTATCAGCTACATCCGCCAGTTCTTCCAGCCGATCAACCAGATTACGATGCAATGGAATACGTTCCAGTCCACTACCGTATCCATGGATCGGATCTGGAACATTCTGAATACCAGACCCGAGGTCGCAGATCCAAAAGCAGAGACTGCTTCTTCACTGGACCCCCGGGACGTGATGGGACAAATTGATTTTAACGATGTGTCCTTCGGCTACCGGGCTGACCGTCCACTCATTCAGCATCTGAATCTGCACCTCTATCCAGGGGAAATGGTCGGCATTGTGGGTACAACGGGAGCTGGCAAAAGCACACTGATCTCCCTGCTCAATCGGTTCTACGATGTCAATCAGGGCAGCATTGAAATCGACGGCACGGATATCAGGCAGCTACCTCAGGCCAAGCTGCATCGTATTGTGGGGCTTATTCAGCAGGAGCCTTTTCTATTCTCAGGCTCCATTATTGACAATGTCCGCATGTTTCGGGAGGATATTACGAGAGAACAGGCAATCGAAGCCTGCCGTTTTGTCGGGGCACATGCCATGATCTCAAGACTGCCGCAGGGATACGATACTCGCCTCTCGGAACGCGGTAGCGGTCTGTCTGCCGGGGAACGTCAGTTAATCTCTTTTGCCCGCATTGTCGTATTCCAGCCCCGTATACTTATTCTCGATGAGGCAACCGCCAATCTGGATTCCCATACCGAGCAGCTGGTGCAGCAGGCCCTGGAAACGGTATCTCAGGGTCGAACCACGATTGTCATTGCACATCGCCTGTCTACTGTTATGCACGCAGACCGGATTCTGGTCATGGAACATGGCGAAATTGTTGAGGAAGGCTCGCACCAGCATCTGATCGAAGCCGAAGGCATCTACGCCGACCTGTACGCCCATGCACGGGAGACCGGTGGTGACACCGCAATTCCGGGGTAA
- a CDS encoding ABC transporter ATP-binding protein, translating into MSKTGLLRSYVVSNWPVYLTAVVLIIASNVGQASLPRILGSFTDQLMQNTLQMNTVIRYSLWLLAIAIAYNLLFGTGQFMIMRLGRRFEFMTRERIFGKFSELSEHYFSKQGNGKLLSYVMNDVTSVREAISNGVTMMTNATFLLISCIVMMLLSGIPMSLILISIIPLLAIPFLVVFFGPRIRKRSRDVQDALASMTESAEEQLGGIRVTKTFAIEDGARARFGATVDAIKEKQLRLVRLSSLFQALLPLLGAISLVVSLLVGGILTMQNSITLGSFVALTLYLRIIMGPLQQIGNVINTMQRSGASLERVNDLLTEKPDVREVPGAKTLSAVNDITIDELSFSYPGSSASALKHISLKIAAGQTVGIVGKTGSGKSTLVKLLLRTYEPPEGTIRMNGTDIRQLSLESLRSRIAYVPQDGFLFSTTIRDNIAFSDREVPLDNVERSARQAMIYDNIIRFPDQFDTLLGERGLTLSGGQRQRTSLARGLIKKAQILILDDSMSAVDAVTESGILRSLKKIGKGKTTLIISHRISAVRHADEIIVLDEGHIAEQGTHSQLMAAEGLYAATYRLQEEGLHHEGP; encoded by the coding sequence ATGTCCAAGACAGGATTACTTCGAAGCTATGTCGTCTCCAACTGGCCCGTGTATCTGACTGCTGTTGTGCTGATCATTGCCTCCAATGTCGGTCAGGCCTCTTTGCCCCGTATTCTGGGCAGTTTCACGGACCAGCTCATGCAGAATACACTTCAAATGAATACAGTCATCCGTTACAGCCTATGGCTTCTGGCCATCGCTATCGCCTACAACCTTCTCTTCGGAACAGGACAGTTCATGATTATGCGACTTGGACGCCGCTTCGAATTCATGACACGCGAACGCATTTTCGGCAAGTTTTCCGAATTGAGCGAGCACTACTTTTCCAAGCAGGGAAACGGGAAACTGCTCAGCTATGTCATGAATGACGTTACCTCCGTGCGCGAAGCCATTTCCAACGGGGTGACGATGATGACAAATGCCACATTTCTGCTGATCTCCTGTATCGTCATGATGCTGCTTAGTGGCATTCCCATGAGCCTTATTCTAATCAGTATCATTCCCTTGCTGGCCATCCCCTTTCTGGTTGTGTTCTTTGGCCCCCGCATCCGCAAGCGTTCTCGTGATGTGCAGGATGCCCTTGCAAGCATGACCGAATCTGCAGAAGAGCAGCTCGGCGGAATTCGCGTGACAAAGACGTTTGCCATTGAAGACGGTGCCCGTGCACGATTCGGCGCAACTGTAGATGCCATTAAGGAAAAACAATTGCGACTCGTGCGACTCTCTTCCCTGTTTCAAGCGCTGCTGCCACTGCTTGGGGCCATCTCGCTTGTTGTTTCCCTGCTTGTCGGAGGTATTCTGACGATGCAAAATTCCATTACACTCGGAAGCTTTGTTGCGCTGACGCTATATTTGCGGATCATTATGGGACCGCTTCAGCAGATTGGCAATGTCATTAATACCATGCAGCGATCGGGAGCGTCCCTTGAACGGGTTAACGATCTGCTGACAGAAAAACCGGATGTCCGGGAAGTCCCCGGGGCCAAAACCCTGAGTGCCGTGAATGACATCACCATTGACGAATTATCCTTCTCCTACCCCGGGAGCTCCGCTTCTGCTCTTAAGCACATCAGTCTGAAGATTGCCGCAGGACAGACCGTAGGCATTGTGGGCAAGACCGGCTCCGGCAAAAGCACCCTGGTCAAACTGCTGCTTCGTACATATGAACCGCCTGAAGGCACGATTCGTATGAATGGCACAGACATTCGGCAGCTGTCGCTGGAAAGTCTTCGTTCCCGCATTGCCTATGTCCCGCAGGATGGTTTCCTGTTCAGCACCACCATTCGAGACAATATCGCTTTCAGTGACCGAGAGGTCCCGCTGGACAACGTGGAACGTAGTGCAAGGCAGGCCATGATCTACGACAACATTATTCGCTTCCCGGATCAGTTCGACACCCTGCTCGGTGAACGTGGACTAACGTTGTCCGGCGGTCAGCGTCAGCGAACCAGCTTGGCTCGGGGATTGATCAAAAAGGCTCAGATCCTTATTCTCGACGACAGCATGAGCGCCGTTGATGCGGTAACGGAAAGTGGCATCCTGCGCAGCCTGAAGAAAATTGGCAAAGGCAAAACAACCCTGATTATCTCCCATCGCATTAGCGCCGTCCGTCATGCGGATGAAATTATTGTGCTGGATGAGGGACACATCGCTGAACAAGGCACGCACTCGCAATTAATGGCCGCTGAGGGCCTGTACGCTGCGACCTATCGTTTGCAGGAGGAGGGATTGCATCATGAAGGACCATAA